In a genomic window of Methanogenium sp. S4BF:
- a CDS encoding energy-coupling factor ABC transporter ATP-binding protein — MIHAENLYHRTLEIESLRIGQGHTAIIGPNGSGKTTFLKLCAGIELPRHGTLTIAGKEPRVVHTGWVGEVPDNNLVFRTVGDEVASGLRFQRTPAEDIGPATCRVLSEMGIRHLHNRVSHTLSGGEKMLVACAAALALSPEVLILDETDTHLDRNAADTLETIIRRRPAPAILQCTQDMDTASRADRVVYFVKGRPQYVGTPEEVFSHLHETAMYPSLWRIAECI; from the coding sequence ATGATTCATGCAGAAAACCTGTACCACCGGACACTGGAGATTGAATCTCTCCGGATTGGGCAGGGACATACTGCCATCATCGGCCCAAACGGAAGTGGAAAAACAACCTTCCTGAAGCTATGCGCAGGAATTGAACTCCCCCGCCACGGGACGCTTACCATCGCCGGCAAAGAGCCGCGGGTAGTGCATACCGGATGGGTCGGTGAAGTCCCGGACAATAACCTTGTTTTCCGGACCGTTGGGGATGAAGTGGCATCCGGCCTCCGGTTCCAAAGAACACCGGCAGAAGATATCGGGCCGGCAACCTGCAGAGTCCTCTCTGAGATGGGAATCCGCCACCTGCACAACCGCGTCAGCCATACCCTCTCCGGGGGGGAGAAGATGCTCGTCGCGTGTGCAGCAGCCCTTGCCCTCTCTCCGGAAGTACTCATCCTCGATGAGACAGACACCCACCTTGACCGGAACGCGGCAGACACCCTGGAAACCATCATACGAAGGCGGCCTGCACCCGCCATTCTTCAGTGCACACAGGATATGGACACCGCATCCCGTGCTGACCGGGTGGTATACTTTGTGAAAGGCCGCCCCCAATATGTCGGAACACCTGAAGAGGTCTTTTCCCACCTGCATGAAACAGCGATGTACCCATCGTTATGGAGGATAGCCGAATGCATCTGA